AGATGCCGATCAAACTTCCAATACTGATCCCAAGAAGCAATAGTAAAATGCTTCCATAGTTATGTATAAAAGTTTTTGCAGAATATTTCATTAGGTTTTACAATAGTTAATGTATTTAGGATGCTAAAGTAATCTTTTTAAATTACTTTATGCGTATCTATTCATTATTGAAATGCATTGCCGAAAAGAACGGCTTTCTTTGATTACATCCTTTAGCTTTTTTATCTTTGATCAACATAAGGCACTATATGCTGTGCGTGCTAGGTGATCAATTTTAAAAAGCTATCTTTAGCGACAGCATTAATGAGGCATTGCTTTTAAGGATCTATTGGTTGAAATATTTAAAGAAAATGGAATTTGTAACGACAGGAGACGGTTCGAAAACGTTGTTTAATGCGGAAATAGGTGAATGTTATCATTCTAAACACGGAGCGGTACAGGAAAGCAGGCATGTTTTTATAAAAACAGGGCTTGACCACTATGTACAAACAACAGGGGCAATCGACGTCGGGATCCTAGAGGTTGGGTTCGGGACAGGGTTGAATTTTTTGCAAACAGCTGACTTTCTTAGCGATAAATCCGTTCAGGTGGAATATGTCGGAATAGAGGGCTTTCCCTTGCCTTTGTCCACTATTGCCGCAACGGGCTATGAGGCGACGGTACATCCGACCGTATGGGCAAGCTATTTGAATGCATACGAGCAGGCTTTGTTGGGAAACGTACAGATTAACGCGTACTTAAAGCTTCATATTGACCATACCTTATTGATGAATTTCCAATCGGATCGCTTATTTGACGTTGTTTATTTTGATGCTTTTGCGGCAGTGCATCAGCCTGAGATGTGGAATGATGCTGCCTTGGGACATATCGCGCAGTTTGTTAAACCTGGCGGTGTTTTTGTGACTTATGCTATTACCGGAAACCTCAAACGCAGTATGAAAGCATTGGGCTTTTCAATAGAGAAGACGCCTGGTGCACCTGGCAAGCGTGAAATGCTTCGTGCGACTAAGTTATAAGAAGGGCGATTGTCGACTTTAAATTATTGTTAACTGCTTGGTATTCTAAAAAGTGTTTTCTAATTTAGCCCAAAATAGAGGCGCTAACCTATTCACCACTTGTGGTTTATATTTTACTACTAATGACAGATTCGCAGTTGATAGACAGTTTGAAGACAGATGGCCAGGAAGGATTTGTTGCGATTTATCGTAAATTCTATAAACAACTGTTATTCTTTATACTTGGTTATCTGAAGGAAAACCGTGTGGCCGAGGAAATCGTGGCCGATGTTTTCGTTAAGGTATGGGAGCGTAGGTCTGATTTTTATACAATGGAAAATCTAAAGGCCTTTATCTATATTTCGGCAAAGAATGCGAGTCTGAATGTTATTCGGTCGGAGCGTTCTAAAGGCATCCATGAATCCTTGACAAATTATGAGGATCTGTTGGTAGATGATCGCGACGTTTTCTCAAAAATGATTCATGCGGAGTTAATCCACTCTATATTTATTGAGGTCGGAAAGCTTCCGGAAAAACAACGGGAAGTTTTTAATATGACCTATCTTGAAGACAAGACTGTCGAAGAGATTGCAGAAGAGCTTCAAATGAGCCCAACTGCTGTATACACAAACCGTTCCCGTGCGATACATACCATACGAACCTTGTTGGGGACTAAAAATGCATTAACGCTCCTCGCGTTTTTATCTTTAGTCGGCGAGAATTAGCCGGGGCGTATCCGATTTTATACCCCGCTATTTATTCTGTTTTGACCCTTATCTTTTTATTTTCTGATTGGTTTTCTAAGCTTCTGCGCTGTTTTTTTACCTGTTTAATATTTTTTTACTTTTTTATGTAAGATTCTGTGAGTCGCCGTGTTTTTATTGACGAAAGAAACGATGACGAAAAGTATGCATGGTACAGACCACATTATAACACTTCTGAACTCCTATTTAAAGGGTGAAATTCATCCTGATACACATGTGGAACTCCGGTTGTTATTTGAACAATACCCAGAATTGCAGAGCATGTTAATGGAGTTAGAAAATCCAGAAAACCTTCAGCAAGAACTTAAAATTTATGAAAGTCTTTTTGAGGCTGATGCAATAAAGGCAGAAGAAAGGGTTTTGTCGACCATTTTAGATCGAATTGACGTAAAGTCAACTGAGCAGCAGGTGAGCTGGTTCAAAAAATATCGGTTGTATGCTGCTGCTGCGGCATGTATCATCGGTTTAATTGGGCTGGGGACTTGGAAAATGAAACAAGATGAACAAGCTCAAACTGTTGTTGATCCGATACTCCTGGCTAAAGATCTTGTACCCGGAGCCAATAAGGCAAGGCTTCAGCTTGCCGACGGAACGCATGTAGACCTGGATGGGCGTTATAGTGGGATTTTAATGGGAAGTAAGATCCAGTATAGCGATGGTTCGGTTGCAGTGAATACAAAAGAAGATAAAGGACAGATGATGGTCTTGTCAACACCTAGAGGTGGGCAATATCAGATTTCCCTGTCTGACGGTACTAAGGTGTGGTTGAATGCCGATACGCGCTTGCGTTATCCCAACAAGTTTATAGGCCAAACACGTGTTGTAGAATTAGATGGTGAGGCTTACTTTGAGGTCGAAAAGATGCGGGATAAACCTTTTGTGGTTGTGACCAATAAAGAGAAAGTCGAAGTATTGGGAACTCATTTCAATGTTTATTCTTTTCCGGGAGAGCAGGAATCAAAAGTGTCTTTGTTGGAAGGTAAAGTAAAGGTATCTGTGCCTATAGGAAAGGAAAGACTGCTTGTTCCCGGAGAACAGGCTTTGGTGAATGGCGAAGAACTCTCTGTTCAACAAGCCGCTGTAGAGGAAAGTATTGCCTGGAAGAATAATGAGTTTACATTTAACGATGAACCTTTGGGAACGGCATTGACACAAATAGCGAGATGGTATGATATTGATATCGAAATAGCTCCAAGTGTGTCGAAAATTAGGTTATGGGGATCAGTATCGCGTTTGGACAATTTTGATAAGGTACTTAAGATTATCAAAATGACAGACGATAAAATAAAAGTTCAGATTGAAGGAAGGAGGGTGAAATTGATGAAATAAGAATACATTAAATCATTATTTCGTCCTTTTAAGGAGCTGAGGAAGGTGGCACTTCCCCAGCAAATTGGTTCGAGATATAATAAAACTTACTCAACTGTTTATTAAACTAACAAAACCAACCAAATGTAATGAAAAAGTATAAATACCTCATTATTATGAAAATGATTATTATGCTTCTTTTGTTTAGTATCGTGCAGCTTCAAGCTGGAAGTTTCGCTCAGACGGTGCGTATAAAAAAGAAGAATAGTCCTATTGTTGATGTATTTCGGGAAATCAAAAAACAAACTGGATATACCGTATTATGTAAATCAGAAATTATCAGCAATAGTCCTAAGGTCAGTGTGGATTTTAATAATCTCTCCTTAGACCGGGCATTAAATGAACTGTTGTCTCCTAGAGGTCTTAGCTACATCAAAGAAGGCAATTCTATTATTGTGAAGATTAGTGATAACAGTCGTCTCGAGCAGTATGCGCCGCTCACAAATGTAGGCTGGCTAGCAGAGCAAAGCCCTGTTCAGGGCAAAATTACCGATCAGGATGGCAAAGTGCTTGCTGGGGTAAGTGTAGCCGTAAAGGGCGGAAAAAAAGCAACTGCATCAGACGCCAATGGAAATTATACAATTGCTGTAAGCAGAGGGTCAATTCTGGTATTTAGTTTTGTTGGCTATGAGCGTAAAGAAGTAGAAGTGAACGGAGATGTCTTGAATGTTAGCATGCATCCAAGTCTATCGAATCTGGCAGAAGTCGTTGTCACTGGATATGGTACATTTAAGAAATCGGACTATACTGGCTCTGCTTCAACAATACGTACAGAGCGTATGTCAGATGTACCAGCAGTAGATTTTTCGACAATGCTCCAAGGTAATGCACCTGGAGTGCAGGTTAATTCCCTATCGGGTCAGCCAGGAGGTTCAACGGATATTCGAATACGGGGTATGGGGTCTATCAATGCAGTCAATAGGCCGCTTTTTGTTATCGATGGAGTGCCAGTGATGTCGGGCGATATCTCTTCTAGCAGTTCAAACAATGCTGGTCTCGATGTCATGTCTACCTTGAGTAATGCAGATATTGAGCAGATTACGGTGATAAAAGATGCGGCAGCAGCTTCGCTTTATGGCTCCCGGGCAGCAGGCGGTGTTATCTTGATCACAACCAAATCGGGCAAGGCCGGGAAACCTGTATTTTCGTTCAAAGGTGACTATGGGCTTTCCAGTCAAGCGACAGATTTTCGTGAGGTAATGAATGGTCCGCAACGGCGCGAAATGCTACTTGAAGGGCTTCGCAACAAAGCACGTTATATCGACAAGTTGACTGACGAAACATTGATTGAAGATTTTGCACAAAACAATATTGATAAATATGCACCGCAACCCTGGAGCGGCTGGACAGATTGGAAAAAGGAACTATTTCGTCGCAATTCACCGTTTAGAAACGCAGACTTGTCAGCTTCCGGTGGGGATTCCAAAGTCTCATACTATACATCATTGGGCTATACCAATCAAACAGGCTTGTCTTATCAGTCTGGTTTTGAAAGGTTAACAGGTCGTTTGAATGTGAAATACAAAATGAGCGACAAGCTAGAACTTGGGGCTAATATTTTATATTCAAATGTGAACCAGGATGTTAATTCGGAAGGCGGAACTTACACATCACCGATCTATTCATCACGTCACAAACTGACTGCTTCCGAACCTGTATATAATGAAGACGGTAGCTTCTTTTTGGATTTTTTCTCCAATGGTCCACGTAATCCGAAAGCATCATCATTGTATAATTACCGTCGGGAAAAAGCAGATCGATCGTTCAATACCGTCTTTGCAAACTATAAGTTTATGGATGGTCTCGTTTTCAATACAACCTTCAGTTTAGATCATACAACGACTCGATACAACTCCTGGTCTGATCCGCGGACTTCAGATGGTGAGAAGACAAATGGTTCATTGTCTACAAGTTTTACCGACTATAATCAAATGGTGTGGCGTAATAGCTTGACCTATACCAAGACATTTGCGGCGAAACACCATTTGGATGTTTTGGGCGGTTATGAAGTCAACCGTTACCGCAGAGATGGGATGGATGGGGCCAAAGATAACTTCCCTTCGGTAGAAAAGATTGTACTTTCCAATGGTTCGGTGCTCACTGATCTTTCCGGGTCGAATACGGAATGGCGATTGCTGTCGTATCTTTCGCGCGCCAACTACAATTATGATGATAAGTATTTCTTAGGAGGAAGTGTGCGCATGGATGGTAGTTCAAGGATTCATCGGAGCAGCCGTTGGGGCACATTTTGGTCACTGTCAGGCGCATGGAAGTTTACGAAAGAGAGTTTTATGGACTCTTTGAACGATGTGCTGACAGATGGAAAGATTCGGGTGTCTTATGGTACAAACGGTACTTTGCCTTCAAGTTATTTCACCTACATGGATTTAACAGGATTTGGCTATCCGTATGGGAATAATCCGGGGATCAGGGAAACACAGATCGGAAATCCAAACCTAAGATGGGAAAAACAGAATAACCTTAATATTGGTTTGGATGTTCGTTTATTTGATCGATTGGGACTTACATTCGAATGGTATAGAAGGCAGTCATCAGATTTATTGAATGATATGCCGACCTCCTTAACAACGGGTTTCGGATCTTACCTGACAAACATTGGAGCAATTCGAAACTCGGGTATCGAAGTGGATCTGAATGCAGATATTCTACGTGACAAAGCGTTCAAATGGAATGCGAGTTTGAATTTCGGTATGAACAAAAATAAGACAATAGCTTTGGCCGATGGTAGTGAGGAATTACGCGATGGTACGTCAATACATCGTATAGGCCAGCCTTGGTATAGTTATTATCTTATTGAGTTTGCTGGAATAAACCGGGAGACTGGGGTACCTCAATATTATGTCAATGACCCTTCAAATTTAGGATCAAGGGATATTACAGAGGATTATACTAAAGCTAATCGTATTCTTTACAAAAGTGTCGATCCAAAACTGATCGGTGGGTTTACCAATACGTTCCGGTATAAGATGTTTGATCTGAATTTCACCTGGACTTATTCACTTGGCGGCAACTCCTATGACAGTGGTGCAAGCAAGACTGAACTAGGCGGAAAAACTGGCTATGATAATATACCACAGTATTATGAACGGAGATGGCAGAAGCCTGGTGACGTAACCGATATCGAGATGTTTATGGTCGGGAATACTTACGATATGAGTAGTGTGGCCAATACACGTCGTGTCCATTCTACGGATCATATTCGATTGAAGAATATGACTTTTGGTATTTCTTTGCCACAGCAGATCTCGCGTCGCCTCAAAGTAAGTAATATTAGGGCATATTGTTCGGGCGTAAACCTATTGACGTTTGCAGCCTACAAAAACTATGATCCGGAAGTACCTGTAAATGGTACCGTGTATTTTGAGTCCCCTAAATTGAAGACAGTAACCTTTGGTTTGGATGTTAAATTCTAAAAAAAGACTATGAAAAATATATTATCAATGGTATTGCTCTCTTCCACTCTTTTGGTGGGATGCGGTGACCAATGGTTGGAGAAAGCGCAACCGAGTACATCAACAGAAAGTTCGCAGGCTATAAAATCTGTTCGTGATGCGGGATATGCCTTAAATGGTATTTATGATATTATGCGCGGATATGAATACTATGGCGCAAGAATGACCTATTATGGGGATGTGACAGGAGAAGATATGTTGGCTAATGGTGATACAAAAAGAGCTGCAAAGTATTATCTTTTTGACTTTAATAAAGATAATACACCTAGTTCATTGTGGTATCAACCCTATCGCGTATTAAGAAATGCCAACGGTATTTTGACCTATGTAAATGGTGTTCCAGAAGGCCAAATGACGGAAGAGCTGGGAGATATCAAAGGTCAGGCCCTCACACTTAGAGCAATGGCCCATTTTGATCTGGTGAAAGTTTTTGGAGCTCCCTACACAAAAGACAATGGCGCTTCTTTAGGCGTACCGATCGAAACTGAGAAACATGCTTCTACCAATAAACCGGTGCGAAATTCGGTTAGGGATGTTTACAAACAGGTGATTGAAGATCTGGAAAACGCAGTGAACTTGTTAAGTGCAGCGAAAAAGAATGGTAAGCTGAATAAATTTGGTGCTCAACTACTACTCGCCAGAGCTTATCTCTACACGGGAGATCATGCAAAGGCTTTTGCGCTGACAAATCAATTCATTAAAGATGCCGAAGCGGCACAGAGTTCGACAAAAGGGCAATACATCCTGTGGACGAATAGTGAGTATGCCACTGTTTGGTCAAAGGATTTTACCAGTGAAATTTTGTTTGGACTATCCGTTCTAAAGACAGAAAGTGGGCCAGGAAAAGAGGGGATCGGCAATTTATTATGGCGTAATGGGTATAATGATATTATTCTGTCGGATGATTATATGAATCTGATTAAGAATGATGCAAACGATGTACGTCATAAAATCATTACCAAATATACCAGCAAGCAAGTTGATTATTATTATCTAAATAAGTATCCGGGCAATACAGCTGATGGGGAGAACCCGGAGTTTGCAGATATCCCGGTGCTTCGTCTTTCGGAAGCTTACCTGATTGCTGCTGAATCGGCGGTGAAGCTAGGTGACAATGCGAATGCTTTAAAGTATTTGAATGCGATTGTTACACGTGCAAATCCGGCAAAATCTATTAGTGGTGTAGTTACTTTAGAACGCGTTATGGAAGAACGCCGTCGTGAACTTGTAGGGGAGGGGCATCGTTTGTTTGATGCTATGCGCAATAATATGCGTATCGAACGAAAGGGCGCTGCCCATGTTTCACCTTCATTGAGACCGGAAACAAAATCCTTTGATCGGACATTTTTTAAAACTTTAATGGCCATTCCAAGGGTTGAAATTGATGCAAATAATAATATTGTTCAGAATGAAGGATATTAATATCGTATGAAAATTCATTTAAAAGCAAAGCACGGTGGTTCCTATGGAATCGCCGTGATCTGGTATTTGTTTGTTCTATTTGGCGTTATGCAAGGTACTGTTGCCCAAAGCGCTTTGGAATTGGGGAAGTTTGACGGTCCTTATTTTTTTTATGAAAATGGTGACAGTAGTTGTATCCGTGTGGAACATGGTCAGGTGTTGTCCGAAAAATCGGAGCATATAAAAGCCTTTAAGGTTTCGACGGAAGACGGTAAGCACCAATTTGAAGTTTGGCGTCATCCCATGGTGGCTCCTGCCTGGTCCTATCGTCCAAGCAAAAAGATTGTGGTCTTGTCGGATCCGCACGGTGATTTTGAATCTTTCTATTCGATTCTCAACGCGCAGAAGGTCATAGGGTTAAACTACGAGTGGACGTTTGGGAGTAATCAGCTTGTCATCATAGGCGATGTGTTTGACCGCGGGAAAGATGTTTTGCCTATCTTTTGGTTGATCTATAAACTTGAATACGAGGCTGCAAAAGCTGGCGGGCAGGTCCACTTTTTATTTGGTAATCATGAAGAGATGGTTTTACGCGGAAATTATAAATATACGCAAGAAAAATACAAAGCTTTAGCAGAGAAGGTAGGTAGGGATTATCGTGACTTTTGGTCAGTAAATACGGAGTTGGGGAAATGGTTACAGACAAAGAATACCATGGAAAAGATCGGGGATAATCTGTTTGTTCATGCCGGGCTAAGTGCAGCGATGTTGGATCCTCAATGGTCGATCTCAGCGGTCAATGACTCGGTACGTCATCATCTTTTTCAACAGAAGGAAGAACGGCAAAAATCGAAAGCTGCTACTTTCCTATTTGGCAGTGAGGGGCCACTATGGTACCGCGGAATGGTTCGTGAAGAAGAAAAATATCTTCCCTTGCCACAAACAGAGTTAGAAAAGTTAATGGATGTATATGGTGCTCGAAAAATCTTTGTAGGGCATACCATTTTTCCGGAAGTAAGCAAATTTTATGCGGGTAAGGTCTATGCTGTGAATGTTGCCAATGAAGCCAATCGCCTGAAGGGCCATAGTCGTGGAGTGCTTCTCCAGGGGGCTAAGGTTATCATTCTTTATGACGATGCTAGCAAAAATAAATACTTCGCCTCTAATTTATAAGCCGCTTAGCAAGTTGATATAATTATCGATAAAATGCAGTTTGTCTTTGGATTTATATTGTTGAATATAGCGCGGATGGTCGAGGACGGTCATTTTTCCAAACAACTTTTCTTCCTTGTTGATCTTGGCGAGAAAGGTTGCATTTTTCTTTCCGAGGACAAAGACCTCCTCTGTGACCAAGCCCATGGAAATGTGCTGTTTTAGGGAATCCAACATAAAGGGGCGGACCATGTCAAAAAGTTGCTTGTCGTCGTAATAGTTTGCATTGATCCAGTTGTTGGGTTTTGTTTCTCGGACAATCGCGAGGGGAAATGGCGAATTGATGTAAAACTGTTTGTAGAAGATATCAGGGCCGCCATAAGCTTCAATCATATCGTACATAAAAACCGAAGATATTTCATGGGTGTGTGCAGATTGCATCTCTATGCCACATGCACTAGCTAATCTTTTGGTGTCTGTAAAAGGAACGCCTGTAACACCAGCACCGTGTCTGCTCGGATTAATGCCGATAATGAATTTTCTTTGCAGATTGTCCTGGTAATATTTGTGGTAGAACTTTTCCATCACTACCAATGTCTCAGGGTTGTCAAGATAGGGATTAATTACGTTGAACTCCGGAGGTAGATTCCCTTTGTAATGAAGTCGTTTGTTAAATAAAACTACTTTTTCCGCAAATGTTAGCATCGTTCGTGTGTTTAAAAACAAAATACGATTTTTTAAAGAGGTAAAAAACAAAGCGGGGTGTCAAACGACACCCCGCTTTGTTTTTTTGTATCTTGAGTCAAGATTAGTGACCTTGTGTACCGTCTACACCATGTGAATGTCCATGAGACAACTCTTCTTCAGTAGCAGGACGTACAGTTAAGATTTCGATATCGAAATTTAATGTTTTACCAGCCATTGGGTGGTTTAAGTCAGCAACAACTACTTCTGGAGTAACCTCAGCTACTACAGCGCGGAATTGGTTTCCTTGATTGTCTTGTAAAGGCAATACTTCTCCTACTGGAGGTAAACCTGTTTCTTTGAACATATCTACTGGCAATTGTGCGAATGCTCTGTCGTCTTTTTGACCGTAAGCATCATCCGGTGCCAATTCAAATGAAATTTTATCACCAACGTTTAAGTCTGCGATGTTTTCTTCAAATTTAGGTAACATCATACCTACACCATATAAGAAATCTAAAGGTTGTTCTGCAGTTGTTTCTTCAACGAAAACTTTTTCACCGTTTTCTACTGTGTGAAGTCTGTACGTCAATGCTACGACGTCGTTTGCTTTTATAGCCATCTGATTTTGATTTTTGGAAGCCCGAGGCTACCGTTTATTAAATATAATTTATTAACGCTTGTATGGAATCCTGTGGTAGACTGCAGGTCCTGTTTTTACAAAGATATGCTTTTGTCTCCTTTCCGACTCTATGTTCGAGCAATGGAAGATTTTCTTCTGTACCGCCAAGAACAATTTTATTTGGAATATAATAGTTGCCGAGTTCATTTTTGAAAGCCATTGCTTTATCCCCCGTCAATGCAATTTCATTGATTCCATATATTTCTTCTAGCAATAATATTGCCCAATTTGAATAAGCCGAACCATAAGTCTTGATTTGCGGGAATACATTCGCCAGCAATTGGTCTGTAATGGCGATGTAATTTTCATCATCAAAAAGCAAACCTAATCGTTTCAGCTGACGAACCATTGTCGACGAAGAGGATGGAATTACATTATCCATAATTTCGCTTTTCCGTGCGATGAGTTCCTCTGCCTGCGACGATGTATAGTAGAATGTTTTTTGTGATCCATCGTAAAAGAATGCAATGGCCTTATCAGCGAGCTGTCTTGCTTTTGTGAGCCAATTGAGGTCAAATGTCGCCTCATATAATGCTATAAAGGCTTCAATAGTGAATGCATAGTCATCTAAGAAGCCTGCGATCGCTCTATTGTTATCTTTTGGTTGGTGCAATAACTGGAGATCGTCTTGAATAAGATGTGTACAGATAAACTGGGCATTGTTTAAAGCGAGTTCAAGGAAATGGCTGTATCCAAGACTGTGATAGGCATCTATTAGTCCTTTTAGAAATAGCGCATTCCAAGTGGTCAGCTGCTTATGGTCGAGTCCCGGACGGATCCGTTGTTCACGATAGTTGTATAATTTTTTCTTTGAAATTTTTAGAAAATCTGCCCATTCGTCAGCTGACATATTGACCTTTGTTGCTAACTGGTCTGCATTAATGGCGCAAATAGGAATGTTGGTTTTCTCCTCCTCCCAGTTGCCGACTTCGGTTATGTTAAAATATTGCCCGAGTAGGGGGGCATCATCGCCCAATACCTCGTCAAATTCAGCTTTGGAGAAGGAATAGTATTTCCCTTCAATGCCCTCGCTATCGGCATCTAAAGCGCTATAGAAACCATGGTTTGGAGCAAGCATTTCACGCTCGGCCCAAGTAATCGTTTCTTCGATAATCCGTTTATAGAATGGATCCCGACTTTGTTGATAAGCTTCGGCATACAGGGACAGTAGCTGGCCATTGTCATAAAGCATTTTTTCGAAGTGGGGAATATGCCAATAATGGTCCACCGAATAGCGGGCAAAGCCACCTCCGATCTGGTCATATATACCACCAGATGCTATCTTTTTTAATGTAAAATGGACATGATCTAAGATCTCCCGATCGTCGGCAAGTACGCCATATTTTAGGAAGAATAACCAATTGTTTGGTAGCGGAAATTTGGGCGCTCTTTGATAACCACCTTCTTTTTTATCGAACATCTCGGTCCAAGGGGCAACAATTTCATTTAAGTCGTCGATTGTGTATTGCGCTGGAATAGGATTGATGGGAAGTTTCTCGGCCCGTTGAATACCATTGTTTAGCTTTTCGGCATATTCGAATGCGACTTCGGGTTTCTCCGCCCACATTTGTGCAATTTGCAATAAGATATTCTGCCAGTCGTGCGGTTTGAAATAGGTACCACCGTAAATAGGTCTTCCATCGGGCAGGCAGATACAATTCAATGGCCAGCCCCCGGCATTGGTCATCAGTTGCACCGCAAGCATATACACTTGATCAATATCGGGGCGTTCTTCGCGGTCAATTTTGATCGATACGAAAAACGTATTCATGGTTTGGGCGATGGCTGAGTTTTCAAAACTTTCACGCTCCATCACATGGCACCAATGGCAAGCC
The DNA window shown above is from Sphingobacterium thalpophilum and carries:
- a CDS encoding thioredoxin domain-containing protein, with the protein product MANQLQFENSPYLKQHAHNPVDWMPWGPEALKKAKDENKLIIVSIGYSACHWCHVMERESFENSAIAQTMNTFFVSIKIDREERPDIDQVYMLAVQLMTNAGGWPLNCICLPDGRPIYGGTYFKPHDWQNILLQIAQMWAEKPEVAFEYAEKLNNGIQRAEKLPINPIPAQYTIDDLNEIVAPWTEMFDKKEGGYQRAPKFPLPNNWLFFLKYGVLADDREILDHVHFTLKKIASGGIYDQIGGGFARYSVDHYWHIPHFEKMLYDNGQLLSLYAEAYQQSRDPFYKRIIEETITWAEREMLAPNHGFYSALDADSEGIEGKYYSFSKAEFDEVLGDDAPLLGQYFNITEVGNWEEEKTNIPICAINADQLATKVNMSADEWADFLKISKKKLYNYREQRIRPGLDHKQLTTWNALFLKGLIDAYHSLGYSHFLELALNNAQFICTHLIQDDLQLLHQPKDNNRAIAGFLDDYAFTIEAFIALYEATFDLNWLTKARQLADKAIAFFYDGSQKTFYYTSSQAEELIARKSEIMDNVIPSSSSTMVRQLKRLGLLFDDENYIAITDQLLANVFPQIKTYGSAYSNWAILLLEEIYGINEIALTGDKAMAFKNELGNYYIPNKIVLGGTEENLPLLEHRVGKETKAYLCKNRTCSLPQDSIQALINYI